In bacterium, a single window of DNA contains:
- a CDS encoding sugar phosphate nucleotidyltransferase, with protein MNAIIPVAGQGKRLRPHTHTQPKVLMNVAGKPILAYILDDLRDLGVDEIVFVVGYLAEKVEEFVKEQYAFRAHFVYQDEPKGNGHAIYLAREHLTGPTLIVFGDTIVEADLHAAVRMPHSAIGVHRVQDPRAFGVVELDTDGFVRHLWEKPETPPSDLAVVGVYMIQRPAPFRAALERLVDERHVVRGEYWLADALQLMIDGGEHLRTFPVNGWYDCGTPSALLHANHALLERAPLPIQVPGSVVIPPAFVAETAVVEASVVGPYVTVAEGARVVNAVIQESIINANARVERVLLDRSIIGENAAITGRLGRINLGDSSEVELS; from the coding sequence ATGAACGCCATCATTCCGGTCGCCGGCCAGGGGAAGCGGTTGCGTCCGCATACGCACACGCAGCCGAAGGTCCTGATGAACGTCGCGGGTAAGCCCATCCTCGCGTACATCCTCGATGATTTGCGCGATCTCGGCGTCGACGAGATCGTCTTTGTCGTCGGCTACCTCGCCGAGAAGGTGGAGGAGTTCGTCAAGGAGCAGTACGCGTTCCGGGCGCACTTCGTCTATCAGGACGAGCCGAAGGGGAACGGGCACGCGATCTATCTCGCCCGCGAGCACCTCACGGGCCCCACGCTGATCGTGTTTGGGGACACGATCGTCGAGGCGGACCTGCACGCGGCCGTCCGGATGCCGCACTCGGCGATCGGTGTGCACCGCGTCCAGGATCCGCGCGCCTTCGGCGTCGTTGAGCTGGACACTGACGGGTTCGTGCGGCATCTGTGGGAGAAGCCAGAGACACCGCCGAGCGACCTCGCGGTCGTGGGCGTGTATATGATTCAGCGCCCGGCGCCGTTCCGCGCGGCGCTCGAGCGACTGGTGGACGAACGGCACGTCGTGCGCGGTGAGTACTGGCTCGCCGACGCCCTGCAGCTCATGATCGATGGAGGCGAGCACCTCCGGACGTTCCCCGTGAACGGCTGGTACGACTGCGGGACGCCGTCCGCCCTGCTGCACGCCAACCACGCGCTGCTCGAACGCGCCCCGCTGCCGATCCAGGTGCCCGGCTCGGTCGTGATCCCGCCGGCGTTTGTCGCGGAGACCGCTGTCGTGGAGGCATCGGTGGTCGGGCCCTACGTGACCGTGGCCGAGGGTGCGCGCGTGGTCAACGCCGTGATCCAGGAGAGCATCATCAACGCGAACGCGCGCGTGGAACGCGTGCTACTCGACCGCTCGATTATCGGGGAAAACGCCGCGATCACCGGGCGGCTCGGACGCATCAACCTCGGCGACAGTTCAGAAGTCGAGCTCTCCTGA
- a CDS encoding bi-domain-containing oxidoreductase yields the protein MKQVVLSPRTGALSVADVPVPQGRPGAVLVHNAASVVSAGTERSVIALAGKSLVGKARARPDLVREALNKMRRDGLRATVRESFRRLEMSQPLGYSSAGTVLAVGAGVEGMTPGDRVVCAGAGWANHAEIVVVPAQLCVPLPPEVSAEAGAFAMLGAIALHGVRRAGVGLGEVVAVLGLGILGQLTVQLLRGAGCRVVAHDVDAERVALAERLGADAATVEAAAASAATLRLSGGIGADAVIITASTAGNGPIEFAAELARVRGTVVMVGVTGMEIPRRPFWKKELAFVLSRASGPGAEEAAYERRGVAYPPGYVRWTAGRNMAAFVGGLARGTVRTEPLITHRFSIDRAADAYALIQSGAPHLGVVLLYPEETPRDRTIPLPRAVASREPGAGVGIGVIGSGLFAQTVLLPALRQIPGVRLRGVAATSGLSARTAADRLGFEFCTTDPDAVLGDPHAGAVVIATRNDTHASLVEAALRAGKHVFVEKPLALTPQELTRVLAAYAASPRVLVVGFNRRYSPIVRRIKTFLGDEHPLTLAYHVNAGAVEADHWVHDPVEGGGRWLGEGGHFVDLLQYLTGADPVQVFARASAPEGEPGVSFVISLGFRDGSAGTIVYADGADRAAWRERLDVFGRGIACTLEDFRRAALARGGRVRRVTLREAARGHAEELAAWVAAVQGEAPPPVEMAAYAANTACCFAVLDSVRTGAPVAVEVPGAGRGGGDGDDGRDQR from the coding sequence ATGAAACAGGTCGTCCTCAGTCCCCGGACCGGGGCGCTGAGCGTCGCGGACGTACCGGTGCCGCAGGGCCGGCCCGGCGCGGTGCTCGTGCACAACGCGGCGTCCGTGGTGAGCGCCGGGACGGAGCGATCGGTGATCGCGCTGGCGGGCAAGAGCCTGGTCGGGAAGGCGCGGGCGAGGCCGGACCTCGTCCGGGAGGCGCTCAATAAGATGCGCCGGGACGGGCTCCGCGCCACGGTCCGCGAGTCGTTCCGGCGCCTCGAGATGTCGCAACCGCTCGGCTACAGCAGCGCGGGCACGGTGCTCGCCGTCGGGGCCGGGGTCGAGGGGATGACTCCCGGCGACCGGGTTGTCTGCGCGGGTGCGGGCTGGGCCAACCACGCCGAGATCGTCGTCGTGCCGGCGCAGTTGTGCGTGCCGCTCCCGCCGGAGGTGTCGGCGGAAGCCGGGGCGTTCGCGATGCTCGGCGCGATCGCGCTGCACGGTGTGCGCCGCGCCGGGGTCGGTCTCGGCGAGGTCGTCGCGGTGCTCGGCCTCGGGATCCTCGGGCAGCTCACGGTCCAGCTGCTTCGCGGCGCCGGGTGCCGCGTCGTGGCGCACGACGTCGACGCCGAACGCGTCGCGCTCGCGGAGCGCCTCGGGGCGGATGCGGCGACGGTGGAGGCGGCCGCTGCCTCCGCGGCGACGCTCCGACTGTCGGGCGGGATCGGCGCCGACGCGGTGATCATCACCGCGTCCACCGCCGGCAACGGTCCGATCGAGTTCGCCGCCGAGCTCGCGCGCGTGCGGGGCACGGTCGTGATGGTTGGCGTGACTGGCATGGAGATTCCGCGCCGTCCGTTCTGGAAGAAGGAGCTCGCGTTCGTACTCTCGCGCGCCTCCGGCCCCGGCGCGGAGGAGGCGGCGTACGAGCGCCGCGGCGTGGCGTATCCGCCGGGGTATGTCCGGTGGACCGCCGGCCGCAACATGGCCGCGTTCGTCGGCGGACTCGCGCGGGGGACCGTGCGGACGGAGCCGTTGATCACCCACCGGTTCTCGATCGACCGCGCGGCCGATGCGTACGCGCTGATCCAAAGCGGCGCCCCGCATCTCGGCGTCGTCCTGCTCTATCCTGAGGAGACGCCCCGGGACCGCACGATCCCGCTTCCGCGTGCGGTCGCGTCGCGCGAGCCGGGCGCGGGCGTCGGCATCGGGGTGATCGGCAGCGGGCTGTTCGCACAGACGGTGCTGCTGCCCGCGCTGCGGCAGATCCCCGGTGTCCGGCTGCGGGGGGTCGCCGCCACCTCGGGGCTGTCGGCGCGGACCGCGGCGGATCGGCTGGGTTTCGAGTTCTGCACGACCGATCCGGACGCGGTGCTCGGCGATCCGCACGCAGGCGCGGTTGTGATCGCCACGCGCAACGACACGCACGCGTCGCTCGTGGAGGCCGCGCTGCGCGCCGGCAAGCACGTCTTCGTCGAGAAGCCGCTCGCCCTGACCCCGCAGGAACTAACGCGCGTGCTGGCCGCGTACGCGGCATCGCCCCGCGTCCTTGTGGTAGGATTCAACCGCCGCTACTCGCCAATCGTGCGGCGGATCAAGACGTTCTTGGGAGACGAGCATCCCCTGACGCTCGCCTACCACGTCAACGCCGGCGCCGTCGAAGCGGATCATTGGGTACACGATCCGGTGGAGGGCGGCGGACGCTGGCTGGGCGAGGGCGGCCACTTCGTGGATCTCCTTCAGTACCTGACCGGCGCGGACCCTGTGCAGGTCTTCGCGCGCGCCAGCGCGCCGGAGGGCGAGCCCGGGGTGTCATTCGTGATCTCGTTGGGATTTCGCGACGGGTCGGCCGGGACGATCGTGTACGCCGACGGGGCCGATCGGGCGGCGTGGCGGGAGCGGCTGGACGTGTTCGGCCGGGGAATCGCGTGTACGCTCGAGGACTTCCGGCGGGCCGCGCTCGCCCGCGGCGGCCGGGTGCGCCGGGTCACGCTCCGCGAGGCCGCGCGCGGCCACGCCGAGGAGCTGGCCGCGTGGGTCGCCGCTGTGCAGGGCGAGGCGCCGCCGCCGGTAGAGATGGCGGCGTACGCGGCGAACACGGCGTGCTGCTTCGCGGTGTTGGACTCGGTGCGCACCGGGGCGCCCGTGGCGGTAGAGGTGCCGGGGGCGGGCCGGGGCGGCGGGGATGGGGACGACGGGAGGGACCAGCGATGA
- a CDS encoding sugar transferase: protein MSSVRHAPEEKIGAFPMGDSSTEAARVQRAPEGYALKRPIEIALALAGLVLLLPVCLVVAFLVWVGDRGPVFIHQVRVGRDGVPFHVIKFRTMREHAVGGVHRQATVNDSRITPVGRILRAAALDEIPQLLNVLRGDMSFVGPRALLPQEIEVDPRRRQYHRIEDVPNYHVRISVRPGLTGLAQVYAPRDISRQRKFKYDALYVRRMSLGLDLRLFALSVFISVTGRWPRRGRPEWHRTIG, encoded by the coding sequence ATGAGTTCTGTCCGCCACGCCCCGGAGGAGAAGATCGGCGCGTTCCCGATGGGCGACTCCAGCACAGAAGCAGCGCGGGTTCAGCGCGCGCCGGAGGGGTATGCGCTCAAGCGGCCGATCGAGATCGCCCTCGCGCTGGCCGGTCTCGTCCTGCTGCTGCCGGTGTGCCTCGTGGTCGCCTTTTTGGTGTGGGTGGGCGACCGGGGTCCCGTGTTCATTCACCAGGTCCGCGTCGGGCGCGACGGGGTGCCGTTCCACGTGATCAAGTTCCGGACGATGCGGGAACACGCGGTCGGTGGAGTCCACCGGCAGGCGACGGTCAACGACAGCCGGATCACGCCGGTCGGGAGGATCCTGAGGGCGGCGGCGCTCGACGAGATCCCGCAGCTGTTGAACGTCTTGCGGGGTGACATGAGCTTCGTGGGGCCCCGCGCGCTGCTGCCGCAGGAGATCGAAGTCGACCCGCGCCGCCGCCAGTATCACCGCATCGAGGACGTCCCCAACTATCACGTGCGCATCTCCGTGCGGCCTGGCCTCACGGGGTTGGCGCAGGTCTACGCGCCCCGGGACATCAGCCGTCAGCGGAAGTTCAAGTACGATGCCCTCTACGTGCGCCGGATGAGCCTGGGGCTGGACCTGCGCTTGTTCGCGCTCTCCGTCTTCATCAGCGTCACCGGGCGCTGGCCCCGGCGGGGCCGCCCAGAATGGCATCGCACGATCGGGTGA
- a CDS encoding NAD-dependent epimerase/dehydratase family protein, which translates to MTAEHSYDGRTVLVTGGAGCIGSNLVSALTEAGAARVFVVDDLSSASRWNIPDHPTVRFIEGSVLDGETLRSAFSERPDYVFHLAALFANQNSVDHPEQDLLVNGLGTLKMLEFTQLVGVRRFVYASSGCSVYGSKAPLPLTEDFVSLDLDTPYQITKLLGELYCNYFSNYYKVPVVRTRFFNVYGPGEIPGRYRNVIPNFLYWAMRKEALPITGTGEETRDFTYVGDIVQGLLAAGISEAAVGEAVNLASGREVTVQTLATLINGITDNSAGVRYVGRRSWDHITRRRASVEKAGQLLGYHPGTDFEAGVRRTREWFMTHWDRIAQDARF; encoded by the coding sequence ATGACGGCGGAACACAGCTACGACGGGCGCACGGTCCTGGTGACCGGGGGCGCCGGATGCATTGGGAGCAACCTTGTCTCGGCGTTGACTGAGGCCGGGGCGGCGCGGGTCTTTGTGGTCGACGACCTGTCCTCCGCCAGCCGGTGGAACATTCCGGACCATCCCACGGTGCGCTTCATCGAGGGCAGCGTGCTCGACGGAGAGACGCTGCGCTCGGCGTTCTCAGAGCGGCCCGACTACGTGTTCCACCTGGCGGCGCTGTTCGCCAACCAGAACTCGGTCGATCACCCGGAGCAGGACCTGCTGGTGAACGGCCTCGGCACGCTCAAGATGCTGGAATTCACGCAGCTCGTCGGCGTGCGGCGGTTCGTGTACGCGTCGTCGGGGTGCTCGGTGTACGGTAGCAAGGCGCCGCTGCCGCTGACGGAGGACTTCGTCTCGCTCGACCTCGACACCCCGTACCAGATCACCAAGCTTCTCGGCGAGCTCTACTGCAATTACTTCTCGAACTACTACAAGGTGCCGGTGGTGCGGACGCGGTTCTTCAACGTGTACGGCCCCGGCGAGATCCCGGGCCGGTACCGGAACGTCATCCCCAATTTCCTCTACTGGGCGATGCGGAAGGAGGCGCTCCCGATCACCGGCACCGGGGAGGAGACCCGCGACTTCACCTACGTGGGCGACATCGTCCAGGGGTTGCTCGCGGCGGGCATCTCGGAGGCCGCGGTGGGCGAAGCAGTCAACCTCGCGTCGGGGCGGGAGGTGACGGTCCAGACCCTCGCCACGCTGATCAACGGGATCACGGACAACTCCGCCGGCGTGCGCTACGTGGGGCGGCGTTCGTGGGATCATATCACGAGGCGGCGCGCCTCGGTGGAGAAGGCGGGGCAGTTGCTCGGGTATCATCCGGGCACCGACTTCGAGGCCGGCGTCCGGCGCACGCGCGAGTGGTTCATGACGCACTGGGACCGCATCGCCCAGGACGCGCGGTTCTAG
- a CDS encoding glycosyltransferase family 2 protein, with product MASHDRVTGSGVDRTYVPEHPARGGDVPLAVIILTHDEELNLPNALASVTGWAADVWVVDSNSTDQTVAVARAWGAQVVTHAFSGYAAQRTWALRTLPFRHEWVLFLDADESVTPELRDELRRRLSAPLGDVAGFYVKRRFIFLGRWLRHGGYYPVWLLRIMRHRLARCEERGVDEHLLVDGPTARLEHDLLHEDRRPLARWVERHTRYAALAAADLVRRAPAEAVTPRLRGGDPAERSRWWYERVYRRTPLGVRALAYFTYRYVLRGGFLDGREGFIYYVLQALWYRVLVDAHVLEARRAGAPEKPASAPAPSRVGPSAEP from the coding sequence ATGGCATCGCACGATCGGGTGACCGGCTCCGGGGTCGACCGGACGTACGTTCCCGAGCACCCGGCGCGCGGCGGCGACGTCCCCCTCGCCGTCATCATCCTGACCCACGACGAGGAACTGAACCTGCCGAACGCGCTCGCGAGCGTCACCGGCTGGGCCGCGGACGTCTGGGTCGTGGACTCCAACAGCACCGACCAAACGGTGGCGGTGGCACGGGCCTGGGGTGCGCAGGTGGTCACCCACGCGTTCAGCGGCTACGCGGCGCAGCGGACGTGGGCGCTCCGGACGCTGCCGTTTCGGCACGAGTGGGTGCTGTTCCTCGATGCGGACGAGAGCGTCACCCCCGAGCTCCGCGACGAACTCCGCCGCCGGTTGTCCGCGCCGCTCGGGGACGTCGCGGGATTCTATGTGAAGCGCCGGTTCATCTTCCTGGGGCGCTGGCTCCGTCACGGCGGATACTATCCCGTGTGGCTGCTGCGGATCATGCGGCACCGCCTGGCCCGCTGCGAGGAGCGCGGGGTCGACGAGCACCTGCTCGTGGACGGTCCGACCGCGAGGCTCGAGCACGATCTGCTCCACGAGGACCGCCGTCCGCTCGCGCGGTGGGTGGAGCGGCACACGCGGTACGCGGCGCTCGCCGCCGCCGATCTCGTGCGCCGGGCGCCCGCGGAGGCGGTCACGCCGCGTCTGCGGGGCGGGGATCCCGCCGAACGGTCGCGGTGGTGGTACGAGCGCGTCTACCGCCGCACGCCGCTCGGGGTGCGCGCGCTCGCGTACTTCACGTACCGATACGTGCTGCGCGGCGGTTTTCTCGACGGCCGGGAGGGATTTATCTACTACGTGCTGCAGGCGCTCTGGTACCGCGTCTTGGTCGATGCGCACGTGCTGGAAGCGCGCCGGGCCGGGGCGCCCGAGAAGCCCGCGAGCGCACCCGCGCCCTCGCGGGTCGGTCCCTCGGCGGAGCCATGA
- a CDS encoding oligosaccharide flippase family protein gives MRAASGARRALLGALWLSTTGYMTFALNFGVTLVLVRFLFPKDFGQFALASSLVDLLSIVTAFSFSQGIIQMRDAPNVSETAYVLSRRLYWWMLAGGVVLCGVLSRHYPGPFIPLFFSLFAVRNLTLFSYVYQAQLEKEFAYNPVSIVRLVTSLLSIIVALGLARAGAGVWSLLGREVMLSGVALIGNRIASRWRYRGGYNHETARRLWQFGWQMFVTRGLETLWYRADTALLGVLSGTVVLGFYDRARYLAEFGHYIVSFGAVQVAYPVYARLQGRADAVAYAYRLTHGLLVRLMFPVLIWLALFPHELVGLLYGAGTRWDETATILPWLAIFGFVYPVAENVKVLLTGIGRIEQAVRFRVVQLAVSLPLLVPAIHQWGATGAAGVMTLSEVVGLGSSYLSLRREIGSLALGGYVRPAVAAVVAGGAIALSRTWHVLPWTGRAGFAASLAASGALYVVCLLIFDRQQLQEHLLALVAAFQGEALPTRAAEPGASNGQVPDAAADPVGSDDPR, from the coding sequence ATGACGTTTGCCCTCAACTTCGGCGTCACCCTCGTGCTCGTCCGGTTCCTGTTTCCCAAGGACTTCGGACAGTTTGCGCTGGCGAGCTCGCTGGTGGACCTGCTGTCGATCGTCACCGCGTTCAGCTTCTCTCAGGGCATCATCCAGATGCGGGACGCCCCGAACGTCTCCGAAACGGCGTACGTGCTCAGCCGGCGGTTGTACTGGTGGATGCTTGCCGGGGGGGTCGTGCTGTGCGGCGTGTTGAGCCGGCACTACCCGGGGCCGTTCATCCCGCTGTTCTTCTCCTTGTTTGCCGTCCGCAACCTCACGCTGTTCTCCTACGTGTACCAGGCGCAACTGGAAAAGGAGTTCGCGTACAACCCAGTCTCGATCGTGCGTCTCGTCACCTCACTCCTGTCAATCATCGTCGCGCTGGGCCTCGCACGCGCCGGCGCCGGCGTGTGGAGCCTGCTCGGGCGCGAGGTCATGCTCTCCGGGGTGGCGCTCATCGGCAACCGCATCGCGAGCCGCTGGCGCTACCGAGGCGGGTACAACCACGAGACCGCGCGCCGGTTGTGGCAGTTCGGGTGGCAGATGTTCGTGACGCGGGGGCTCGAGACGCTGTGGTACCGGGCCGACACGGCGCTCCTCGGGGTGCTCTCCGGCACCGTCGTGCTCGGATTCTACGACCGCGCGCGCTATCTGGCCGAGTTCGGCCACTACATCGTCTCGTTCGGTGCGGTCCAGGTCGCGTACCCGGTCTACGCCAGGCTGCAGGGACGCGCCGACGCCGTGGCCTACGCGTACCGGTTGACCCATGGTCTCCTCGTGCGGCTGATGTTCCCGGTGTTGATCTGGCTCGCGCTCTTCCCGCACGAACTCGTCGGGCTGTTGTACGGCGCCGGCACACGGTGGGACGAAACCGCGACGATCCTCCCGTGGCTCGCGATCTTCGGCTTCGTGTACCCCGTGGCCGAGAACGTCAAGGTGCTGCTGACCGGGATCGGCCGGATCGAGCAGGCGGTGCGGTTCCGCGTCGTCCAGCTCGCCGTGTCGCTCCCGCTCCTGGTACCGGCGATCCATCAGTGGGGCGCGACGGGGGCGGCGGGGGTGATGACGCTCAGCGAGGTCGTCGGGCTCGGCTCCAGCTACCTGTCGCTCCGGAGGGAGATCGGCTCCCTGGCGCTCGGCGGCTACGTGCGGCCGGCCGTGGCCGCGGTCGTGGCCGGTGGGGCGATCGCCCTGAGCCGGACGTGGCACGTGTTGCCGTGGACCGGGCGCGCGGGGTTTGCCGCCAGCCTCGCCGCATCGGGCGCCCTCTACGTGGTGTGCCTGCTCATCTTCGACCGCCAACAGCTGCAGGAGCACCTGCTGGCGCTGGTTGCGGCCTTTCAAGGGGAGGCGTTGCCGACGCGCGCGGCAGAACCGGGCGCGTCGAACGGCCAGGTGCCGGACGCGGCCGCCGACCCAGTGGGCTCCGACGACCCGCGATGA
- a CDS encoding nucleotidyltransferase family protein, with amino-acid sequence MHAIVLAGGKGERLRPFTEDRPKPMVEIMGIPILGYQLQWLAGQGVTDVVISCGYRHEVIESYFGDGARLGLRIAYAVEREPLGRGGALKLALSQVPEGADAVIATNGDIITNLRLTPVLEGHLARRMLATVVLTPFVSPYGIVDVDADDLVTQFLEKPRLPYWINAGVYVLSPSLRDRLPERGDHETTTFPELAKARRLGAFRSEAYWRGVDTIKDVTEVGSELQGRLLSFFREG; translated from the coding sequence ATGCATGCGATCGTGCTCGCCGGCGGCAAGGGGGAGCGCCTCCGGCCGTTCACCGAGGACCGGCCGAAGCCCATGGTGGAGATCATGGGGATCCCGATCCTCGGATATCAGCTGCAGTGGCTCGCGGGGCAGGGGGTCACCGACGTGGTGATTTCGTGCGGGTACCGCCACGAGGTCATCGAAAGCTACTTCGGCGACGGGGCGCGTCTCGGGCTTCGGATCGCGTACGCGGTCGAGCGGGAACCGCTCGGTCGGGGCGGCGCGCTCAAGCTCGCGCTGTCGCAGGTGCCCGAAGGCGCCGACGCCGTCATCGCGACCAACGGCGACATCATCACGAACCTGCGCCTCACCCCCGTGCTCGAGGGGCACCTCGCTCGGCGGATGCTGGCGACGGTCGTGCTGACGCCGTTCGTGAGCCCCTACGGCATCGTGGACGTCGACGCCGACGATCTCGTCACGCAGTTTCTCGAGAAGCCCCGGCTTCCGTACTGGATCAACGCCGGGGTGTACGTGCTCTCGCCCTCGCTGCGCGACCGGTTGCCGGAGCGGGGCGATCACGAGACGACGACGTTCCCCGAGTTGGCGAAGGCGCGGCGCCTGGGCGCGTTTCGGTCCGAGGCGTACTGGCGGGGCGTGGACACGATCAAGGACGTCACGGAGGTCGGCTCGGAGCTGCAGGGTCGGCTGCTGAGCTTCTTCCGCGAAGGCTGA
- a CDS encoding glycosyltransferase family 4 protein: MKVTVSAGGTFHAFRLAEQLERRGLLHRLISTHPPMRGERIPRERVRFNPVPELLLRGPRKLRLTRGSGGDRFDYWKAVTFDRWAARHVGGCDLFVGFSLFSVVSGRVARARGACTILDRGSTHVLTQRALLVEEYRRWGVAGPPMDPRLVARQLLEYDEADFICVPSQFTVRSFLDHGVPRDRLLHVPYGVDLTNFSPARTRGRPFRIIATGLGIRKGTPHLLDAVSRLRVPGVELWLAGESTPDLRGILGRSRTPFRHLGKLSQAALAEAYRGASVFVLPSVEEGLALVILEAMASGLPVVVTPNTGAEDIITDGREGLVVPAADPDALARALLSLYENEDRRAAMSEAAVATAAGWSWDAYGDRIAVAYARVVARQPSPGTRP, from the coding sequence ATGAAGGTGACGGTCTCCGCCGGGGGGACGTTTCACGCGTTTCGCCTCGCCGAGCAGCTCGAACGCCGGGGATTGCTCCACCGGTTGATCAGCACACACCCCCCGATGCGCGGCGAGCGTATTCCGCGGGAACGCGTTAGGTTCAATCCCGTCCCGGAGCTTCTGCTGCGGGGTCCCCGCAAGCTCCGCCTTACCCGGGGCAGCGGCGGCGACCGGTTCGACTATTGGAAGGCGGTCACGTTCGATCGATGGGCGGCGCGGCACGTCGGCGGCTGCGACCTGTTCGTGGGCTTCTCGCTCTTCTCCGTGGTCTCCGGCCGGGTCGCGCGCGCCCGCGGCGCGTGCACGATCCTGGACCGCGGCTCCACGCACGTCCTGACCCAACGCGCGCTCCTGGTCGAGGAGTACCGGCGCTGGGGGGTGGCGGGGCCGCCGATGGATCCCCGCCTAGTGGCCCGACAGTTGCTGGAGTACGACGAGGCCGATTTCATCTGCGTACCGAGCCAGTTCACGGTGCGGAGCTTTCTCGACCACGGCGTGCCCCGCGACCGCCTGCTGCACGTGCCCTACGGGGTGGACCTCACGAATTTTTCACCGGCCCGGACACGTGGCCGGCCGTTTCGGATCATCGCGACGGGGCTGGGGATCCGGAAGGGGACGCCCCATCTGCTCGACGCCGTCTCGCGGCTGCGCGTTCCCGGCGTCGAGCTCTGGCTCGCCGGCGAGAGCACGCCCGACCTGCGCGGGATCCTCGGCCGGTCGCGTACGCCGTTCCGCCATCTCGGCAAGCTCTCCCAGGCGGCACTGGCTGAGGCGTATCGAGGCGCCTCGGTCTTTGTGCTACCATCGGTCGAGGAGGGATTGGCCCTGGTAATCCTTGAGGCGATGGCGAGCGGCCTGCCGGTCGTGGTCACCCCGAACACCGGCGCCGAGGACATTATCACGGACGGCCGCGAGGGGCTCGTGGTGCCGGCAGCAGACCCGGACGCGCTGGCCCGCGCGTTGCTGTCCCTGTACGAGAACGAGGACCGGCGGGCCGCGATGAGCGAGGCCGCGGTCGCGACGGCCGCCGGGTGGAGTTGGGACGCCTACGGGGATCGCATCGCCGTCGCCTACGCCCGCGTCGTTGCGCGACAACCGTCGCCCGGCACCCGGCCGTAA
- a CDS encoding glycosyltransferase family 4 protein: MRVLLLTPHYLPEIRSVSVLMSQLADDLAAAGHTVTVLTPYPPANMAEVEAVSVPAREARNGVRVLRIQVLPFVKVAPVVRALTHFTLAGAMAAAGLREGRHDVMIAYSPPLTLALACEILGRWWRAPYVLNVQDVYPQTLIDLGLARNRVVVAVLRWLERRAYRHAAAITVHSEGNHTLVAARGVPDGKITVVHNWIDTTETAPGPRDNQYRAEFGLRDAFVVLFAGVMGYAQDLAVIVEAASQLRDERDVVFLLVGDGVRRQEAEGLVRARGLQNVRFAPFQPVERYPLLLNAADCCLATLQASVATPVVPSKIAGILAAARPVVAAFPEGDARGLVEASGGGVCVAPGDAAALAAAIRRLARDPALGRSMGQAGRAYVEAHYSRSSATGAYDRLITDVVKRTRPTAGDSLERG, from the coding sequence ATGCGCGTTCTTCTCTTGACCCCGCACTATCTTCCTGAGATCCGCAGCGTGTCCGTGTTGATGTCGCAGCTCGCGGACGATCTCGCTGCGGCCGGGCACACGGTTACCGTGTTGACGCCGTACCCACCCGCCAACATGGCCGAAGTCGAGGCGGTGTCGGTTCCCGCGCGCGAAGCGCGCAACGGGGTCCGCGTGCTGCGCATCCAGGTGCTCCCGTTTGTGAAGGTCGCGCCGGTGGTGCGGGCGCTCACCCACTTCACGCTCGCGGGGGCGATGGCGGCCGCCGGGCTTCGCGAAGGGCGGCACGACGTGATGATCGCGTACTCGCCGCCGCTGACCCTGGCACTCGCGTGCGAGATCCTGGGACGCTGGTGGCGCGCCCCGTACGTGCTGAACGTGCAGGACGTGTACCCGCAGACCCTGATCGACCTCGGGCTGGCCCGGAACCGCGTCGTGGTTGCGGTCCTCCGCTGGCTCGAGCGCCGCGCGTACCGGCACGCGGCGGCGATCACGGTCCACTCGGAGGGAAATCACACGCTCGTTGCGGCGCGTGGGGTTCCCGACGGGAAGATCACTGTCGTGCACAACTGGATCGATACGACCGAAACGGCCCCGGGCCCGCGCGACAACCAGTACCGTGCCGAGTTCGGTCTCCGGGACGCCTTCGTCGTGCTGTTCGCCGGCGTGATGGGGTACGCACAGGATCTGGCGGTGATCGTCGAGGCCGCCTCGCAGCTGCGAGACGAGCGCGACGTGGTGTTCCTGCTCGTCGGCGATGGGGTGCGGCGGCAGGAGGCCGAGGGGCTCGTGCGCGCCCGCGGCCTCCAGAACGTCCGGTTCGCGCCGTTCCAACCGGTGGAGCGGTATCCGCTGTTGTTGAACGCGGCCGACTGCTGTCTCGCGACGCTCCAGGCGTCGGTGGCGACACCGGTGGTTCCGTCGAAGATCGCCGGCATTCTCGCCGCCGCGCGCCCGGTTGTCGCGGCGTTCCCCGAAGGCGATGCCCGCGGGCTCGTCGAGGCCTCGGGCGGCGGCGTGTGCGTCGCGCCGGGCGACGCGGCGGCGCTGGCTGCGGCGATCCGGCGGCTCGCGCGGGACCCCGCGCTGGGCCGTTCGATGGGCCAGGCGGGACGGGCGTACGTGGAGGCCCACTACTCGCGGAGCAGCGCGACGGGCGCGTACGACCGTTTGATCACCGACGTCGTGAAGCGCACGCGTCCCACCGCAGGAGATTCTCTCGAGCGAGGCTAA